From Novipirellula caenicola, the proteins below share one genomic window:
- a CDS encoding tRNA-(ms[2]io[6]A)-hydroxylase — protein sequence MLHLQSESAARWFEQVDQHLDEILIDHAHCERKAASTAMNFINAYAVNRDLCREMKRIVEEELEHFEMVLDILQQRGIEFRRLTPGPYGKELNELVRSQEPDRAVDRLLVASLIEARSCERFSLLAEHVRHREPELADFYAGLFESEARHHTTYVRLAEYFAPRETVRERLNQLSACEAKIIAAGSPLPRMHS from the coding sequence ATGTTGCATTTACAATCCGAATCCGCCGCCCGCTGGTTCGAACAGGTCGACCAGCATCTCGACGAAATCCTGATCGATCACGCCCACTGTGAACGCAAAGCGGCGTCGACGGCAATGAACTTTATCAATGCCTATGCAGTGAATCGCGACCTTTGCCGCGAGATGAAACGAATTGTCGAAGAGGAACTCGAACACTTTGAAATGGTGCTGGATATCCTCCAGCAGCGTGGGATCGAGTTCCGACGGCTGACGCCCGGCCCCTATGGCAAAGAATTGAACGAACTCGTTCGATCCCAGGAACCCGATCGCGCGGTCGACCGGCTGCTTGTCGCATCGCTGATTGAAGCTCGCAGCTGCGAGCGTTTCAGTCTGCTTGCCGAGCACGTTCGTCATCGCGAGCCGGAGCTGGCCGATTTCTACGCGGGGCTTTTTGAAAGCGAAGCACGACATCACACCACGTACGTGCGGCTCGCGGAATACTTTGCCCCACGGGAAACGGTGCGTGAACGACTGAACCAACTGTCCGCTTGCGAAGCAAAGATCATCGCCGCAGGCTCTCCGCTGCCGCGGATGCATAGCTAG
- a CDS encoding histidine phosphatase family protein — protein sequence MQLYLIRHAESENNAMPPYQRIEDPAITPRGRLQSEYLAKWTSTLAIDTLITSPFRRSIQTTRFIVDQSPQCVHVWHNVFERGGCFRGHGPDATEGGPGMGRESIEKEFSALPHDCIIDETITSAGWWAGNRRETDDQANTRAEVVTERLIQSFGASGKTIVAVIHADFKRCLLAKMLSQVTDVEKVGAFVNTGITKLEFDGHSWKLHWLNSASHLPSRLVTGIET from the coding sequence ATGCAACTTTACCTGATTCGACATGCGGAAAGCGAAAACAATGCGATGCCGCCCTACCAACGGATCGAGGATCCAGCGATCACGCCACGCGGCCGATTGCAATCCGAATACCTAGCCAAATGGACCAGCACACTGGCGATCGACACGCTGATCACAAGCCCGTTTCGCCGTTCGATCCAAACCACTCGCTTTATCGTCGATCAATCGCCGCAATGCGTTCATGTTTGGCACAACGTGTTTGAACGCGGCGGTTGTTTTCGCGGCCACGGCCCCGATGCGACCGAAGGAGGCCCTGGCATGGGACGCGAAAGCATCGAAAAAGAATTCTCGGCGTTGCCCCACGACTGTATCATCGATGAAACGATCACCAGTGCGGGATGGTGGGCTGGGAACCGCCGTGAAACCGATGACCAAGCGAACACGCGGGCCGAAGTCGTCACCGAGCGATTGATTCAATCGTTCGGAGCCAGCGGCAAAACGATCGTGGCCGTCATCCATGCCGACTTCAAACGATGTTTATTGGCGAAAATGCTTTCGCAGGTCACCGATGTCGAAAAGGTCGGAGCCTTCGTCAACACGGGAATCACCAAACTGGAATTCGATGGACATAGCTGGAAACTGCATTGGCTGAATTCCGCCAGCCATCTGCCGTCTCGCTTGGTGACCGGCATCGAAACGTAA
- a CDS encoding porin has translation MRISKLAMLAMMACGVNAGINSDIRANEINLVSHCAEKGCDCGEPVCGCEPVAPTCDTGICDGGCDGGCDSAGCGCGSGSGCGIGSILTGGDCCLGDPWTLFGEHNGWSAGGWIQMGYHSDALPLFNSRPDELQLHQAWLYAEKAIDTSCGFDIGGRIDYLYGTDSQDTQAFGIDNDHWDNGWDHGPDYGHAMPQLYMEAGYGDLSVKVGHFYTIIGWEVVQATGNFFYSHAYTMYNSEPFTHTGALATYNVNDNVTAYGGYVMGWDSGFEDNGDAFLGGLSVGLTDDLTVTYATVGGVFANNQNAYEQGYMHSIVADLALSDNLQYIFQSDVLDTEDRAGATARETFDINQYLIYTINDCWSYGTRFEWYDAKAGVLDGNDVDVYALTAGVNYKPHANVTVRPEIRYDWVEGNPSGILENNDDEQWTFGVDSIFTF, from the coding sequence ATGAGAATTAGCAAACTAGCGATGCTGGCCATGATGGCCTGTGGCGTTAATGCCGGAATCAATTCAGATATCCGTGCAAACGAAATCAATTTGGTTTCGCACTGTGCAGAAAAAGGCTGCGATTGCGGCGAACCAGTTTGCGGTTGCGAGCCCGTAGCTCCCACATGCGACACCGGCATCTGCGATGGCGGATGCGACGGTGGTTGCGATTCGGCTGGCTGCGGATGTGGATCGGGTTCGGGATGCGGCATCGGCAGCATCTTGACCGGTGGCGACTGCTGCCTGGGTGACCCTTGGACCCTGTTCGGCGAGCACAACGGTTGGTCCGCTGGTGGTTGGATTCAAATGGGCTACCACAGCGACGCACTGCCGTTGTTCAACAGCCGTCCCGATGAATTGCAACTGCATCAAGCTTGGTTGTACGCCGAGAAAGCAATCGACACCTCTTGCGGTTTCGATATCGGTGGTCGCATCGACTATCTATACGGTACCGACTCGCAAGACACGCAAGCGTTCGGAATCGACAACGATCACTGGGACAACGGCTGGGATCACGGACCTGACTACGGTCACGCGATGCCTCAGTTGTACATGGAAGCTGGTTACGGCGATTTGTCGGTCAAAGTCGGTCACTTCTACACCATCATCGGATGGGAAGTGGTTCAAGCGACCGGTAACTTCTTCTACAGCCACGCTTACACGATGTACAACAGCGAGCCATTTACGCACACCGGTGCTTTGGCTACCTACAACGTGAACGACAACGTCACCGCTTACGGTGGATACGTCATGGGTTGGGATAGCGGTTTCGAAGACAACGGCGACGCGTTCCTCGGCGGATTGTCGGTTGGTTTGACCGATGACTTGACCGTCACTTACGCAACCGTCGGAGGCGTTTTCGCCAACAACCAAAACGCATACGAGCAAGGCTACATGCACTCGATCGTTGCGGACTTGGCTCTGTCGGACAACCTTCAGTACATCTTCCAAAGCGACGTGCTTGACACCGAAGATCGTGCTGGAGCGACCGCTCGCGAAACGTTCGACATCAACCAATACTTGATCTACACGATCAACGATTGCTGGTCGTACGGAACTCGTTTCGAATGGTACGATGCGAAGGCAGGCGTTCTTGATGGCAACGACGTTGACGTCTACGCCTTGACCGCTGGTGTGAACTACAAGCCACACGCCAACGTCACCGTTCGTCCTGAAATTCGTTACGACTGGGTCGAAGGAAATCCTTCGGGAATTCTTGAGAACAACGACGACGAGCAATGGACCTTCGGCGTTGACTCGATCTTCACATTCTAA
- a CDS encoding AraC family transcriptional regulator, with protein sequence MNTWLTPTTEFAARQLTSIDIGLLAQLFDQADDVAFFIKNEHGQYVCVNESLAKRHGLKRAADAIGKRPSEICPGDFGQVPAEQDAKVLRTGRALVGHLEMQWHRPHKPVWCLTTKLPIIDSDDHIIGLVGFSRDVRVPVETDIIPNEFAQALEFFEQNPIEISTPSMLAERANMSLQRLARLTKRLFGLTPSQFIRQTRVATASRLLLDTDKTIADISFSSGFYDQSAFTRAFRAATGVTPSQFRQQTQNLAKE encoded by the coding sequence ATGAACACTTGGTTAACCCCCACCACGGAATTCGCGGCGAGACAGCTGACTAGCATCGATATCGGGTTGTTAGCTCAGCTTTTCGATCAGGCGGACGACGTTGCGTTTTTCATTAAGAATGAACATGGACAATACGTGTGCGTCAATGAATCGTTGGCGAAGCGGCACGGTTTGAAGCGGGCTGCCGATGCGATTGGCAAACGTCCCTCTGAAATTTGTCCCGGTGACTTCGGACAAGTACCCGCCGAACAAGACGCCAAGGTCTTACGGACCGGACGCGCGTTGGTGGGTCATCTTGAAATGCAGTGGCATCGTCCTCACAAACCGGTTTGGTGTCTGACCACGAAACTGCCGATCATTGATTCCGACGACCACATCATTGGTTTGGTTGGCTTTTCACGCGACGTTCGCGTGCCGGTCGAAACGGATATCATTCCCAATGAGTTTGCTCAGGCGCTCGAGTTCTTTGAACAAAACCCGATCGAAATCAGCACCCCCTCGATGTTAGCGGAGCGTGCTAACATGTCGCTGCAACGTTTGGCTCGGCTGACCAAGCGACTGTTCGGTCTAACCCCCAGTCAATTCATACGTCAAACACGCGTCGCGACAGCATCACGGTTGCTGTTGGACACCGACAAGACGATTGCCGACATCTCCTTTTCAAGTGGGTTCTATGACCAGAGTGCCTTTACCCGAGCGTTCCGCGCGGCGACCGGCGTGACGCCATCCCAGTTTCGCCAACAAACCCAAAACCTAGCGAAGGAATGA
- the ftsY gene encoding signal recognition particle-docking protein FtsY, with translation MAFWRSKNTVSDDSSAADSQNTPTQGQAPDVAKKSGGGLLSKMRAGLQKTRRTLNTDIRDLFKSEGRLVDDALLSELFAKLIRTDMGIGPAETIRDDVATRLRGRVVQFDEVVQTITDQTRSMLQQESTALNLADAPPTVILVVGVNGSGKTTSIGKLANHLHQSGKKVVLGAGDTFRAAAVEQLTVWAGRIGCDIVTGKPEADPASVAFQTVQQAIDTGADIAIIDTAGRLQTQTNLMQQLEKIRRVVEKKIEGAPHEVLLVLDSTAGQNAISQARGFSEAAKCTGIILAKLDGSAKGGVVLPIREQFQLPVKFVGLGEGIEDIAPFDPASFATALFSE, from the coding sequence ATGGCGTTTTGGCGTTCCAAAAACACCGTTTCTGACGATTCCTCCGCAGCCGACTCGCAAAACACCCCTACTCAGGGGCAGGCACCGGATGTGGCCAAGAAATCGGGCGGCGGCCTGCTTTCGAAAATGCGTGCCGGATTACAGAAAACGCGGCGTACTCTAAATACGGATATCCGCGACCTATTCAAAAGCGAAGGCCGGCTCGTTGACGACGCGCTGCTTAGCGAATTGTTCGCCAAATTGATCCGCACCGACATGGGAATCGGCCCCGCCGAAACGATTCGGGACGATGTCGCGACGCGTTTGCGAGGCCGAGTGGTGCAGTTCGACGAAGTCGTGCAAACGATCACCGATCAAACCCGCAGCATGCTGCAGCAGGAATCGACCGCGCTGAACCTAGCCGACGCCCCGCCCACCGTGATCCTGGTGGTCGGTGTGAATGGCAGCGGCAAAACCACGTCGATCGGCAAACTGGCCAATCATCTACATCAATCGGGCAAAAAGGTCGTGCTCGGGGCTGGCGATACGTTTCGTGCTGCGGCGGTGGAACAATTGACCGTTTGGGCAGGCCGGATCGGATGCGACATTGTCACCGGCAAACCCGAGGCGGATCCGGCGAGTGTCGCGTTTCAGACGGTCCAACAGGCAATCGACACCGGCGCTGACATCGCGATCATCGACACCGCCGGCCGGTTGCAAACACAAACGAATCTGATGCAGCAACTCGAGAAGATTCGCCGCGTGGTGGAAAAGAAGATCGAGGGGGCGCCGCACGAAGTGTTGCTCGTGCTCGATTCGACCGCGGGTCAAAATGCGATCAGCCAAGCACGTGGATTCAGCGAAGCGGCCAAGTGCACCGGCATCATTCTTGCGAAACTTGATGGTTCAGCCAAAGGCGGGGTCGTGCTGCCGATTCGCGAACAGTTTCAATTGCCCGTGAAATTTGTCGGTCTGGGCGAAGGCATTGAGGATATTGCCCCGTTTGACCCCGCCTCGTTCGCCACCGCATTGTTCTCGGAGTAA
- a CDS encoding (2Fe-2S)-binding protein yields the protein MQDDDELCLCFHVTRRKVVQFIRVQKPKRASQLSECFGAGTGCGWCRPFLKKLMDEANPEAVNLPGPEDYSQQRAEYRKHKSN from the coding sequence GTGCAGGATGATGACGAACTGTGCTTGTGTTTTCACGTCACACGCCGCAAGGTCGTACAGTTCATTCGCGTTCAGAAACCGAAGCGGGCAAGCCAGCTTTCGGAATGTTTTGGTGCAGGCACCGGTTGCGGTTGGTGCCGCCCGTTTTTGAAGAAGCTGATGGACGAAGCCAATCCGGAAGCGGTCAACTTGCCGGGGCCCGAAGATTACTCGCAACAGCGTGCGGAGTACCGCAAGCACAAGTCAAACTAA
- a CDS encoding glycine zipper domain-containing protein, protein MYKQSLIAIVVVASTLNVASAQDHTHRRRGVILGGLAGAAIGAAIGDKGNNETAGALIGGAVGAIAGGTIGNEKDARIEHNRIYHSAPPQHVHSYPGYPQPAYPHSGYPQYRSTSPYPSGLPYSPSSAYSGHSSVEVVPPPTVYRSRPDWQSEPQYLGPLSPLDVVSMKRRGISDTAVVNHLQTYGITMPLSVRDIIGMHDQGVSEYVIDAMQVAPVMQSAPQNSSTRTSPILGSPTLHGPQ, encoded by the coding sequence ATGTACAAGCAAAGTTTGATCGCGATCGTCGTGGTTGCCTCCACGCTGAATGTTGCCAGCGCACAGGACCATACGCATCGGCGTCGAGGCGTCATCCTAGGCGGACTCGCCGGCGCCGCGATCGGAGCTGCGATTGGTGACAAAGGGAACAACGAGACCGCCGGAGCCTTGATCGGTGGTGCCGTCGGCGCGATCGCCGGGGGAACGATTGGTAACGAAAAGGATGCTCGAATCGAGCACAACCGAATCTATCACTCAGCCCCGCCACAGCACGTTCACTCGTACCCCGGGTACCCACAGCCTGCCTATCCGCATTCGGGATATCCGCAGTACCGATCGACGTCGCCGTATCCGTCTGGATTGCCTTATTCGCCTTCGTCGGCCTATTCGGGGCACTCTAGCGTTGAAGTGGTTCCGCCGCCAACGGTCTATCGAAGCCGACCTGATTGGCAGTCGGAACCGCAATACTTGGGCCCGTTGTCGCCTCTGGACGTGGTTTCGATGAAGCGGCGAGGAATCTCGGATACCGCAGTGGTCAACCATCTGCAAACCTACGGCATCACGATGCCGCTGAGTGTGCGGGACATTATCGGGATGCACGACCAAGGTGTCTCCGAATACGTCATCGACGCAATGCAAGTCGCGCCGGTGATGCAGTCGGCTCCGCAGAATTCTTCGACACGGACTTCGCCCATTCTCGGTTCGCCCACGCTGCACGGCCCTCAGTAA
- a CDS encoding M20/M25/M40 family metallo-hydrolase, which produces MDADKTLDRFLELAAISGLSGDERAVAEYLVRVFKEAGVPDSQIQFDGAETRTNLKGNCGNLIVTLPGNGAGPKTMLSAHMDTVPICVGSQPVVDGGQVRSSAATGLGADDRSGCAAILTAALERLKRGDENFPPAVIGFFVQEEIGLHGARNLDVSLVGNVDRAFNFDGGAPEKVTIGAVGGERITIKVFGTPAHAGVAPQQGASAIVMASKAIADLDQRGWLGKIEKDGRSGTANVGVIQGGDATNVITPLVTLRAEARSHDAEMRTQIVDEIRQAFQTAAKSVSTDSGICGKIEFTTQVDYEAFRLDENHPSVQAANDAISKVGRTPYCAVANGGLDANWLYRHGVEAVTMGCGQQNIHTIDERLEIADYLDACRIATWLITEGAESAG; this is translated from the coding sequence ATGGATGCCGACAAGACCCTGGACCGATTCCTCGAATTAGCTGCAATTTCCGGACTCAGTGGCGACGAACGAGCCGTCGCCGAGTACCTGGTCCGCGTTTTCAAGGAAGCGGGGGTCCCCGATTCGCAGATCCAATTCGACGGTGCCGAAACGCGAACGAATTTAAAAGGAAATTGTGGCAACCTGATTGTCACGCTGCCGGGAAACGGCGCGGGGCCGAAAACGATGCTATCGGCGCACATGGATACGGTCCCGATTTGTGTCGGCAGCCAGCCGGTGGTCGATGGCGGTCAAGTGCGAAGCAGTGCAGCGACAGGGTTGGGGGCAGACGATCGCAGCGGGTGTGCAGCGATTTTGACCGCGGCACTGGAGCGGTTGAAACGCGGCGACGAAAATTTTCCTCCCGCCGTGATCGGCTTTTTCGTACAAGAAGAAATCGGGCTGCATGGGGCTCGCAATTTGGATGTGTCGCTGGTCGGCAACGTCGACCGCGCGTTTAACTTTGATGGCGGAGCTCCTGAGAAGGTCACGATCGGAGCCGTGGGTGGCGAACGGATCACCATCAAAGTGTTCGGAACCCCCGCTCACGCCGGAGTCGCGCCTCAGCAAGGCGCCAGTGCGATTGTGATGGCATCCAAAGCGATCGCCGACTTGGATCAACGAGGATGGCTCGGCAAGATCGAAAAAGACGGCCGTAGCGGGACCGCTAATGTTGGTGTCATTCAAGGCGGCGATGCGACCAACGTGATCACGCCGCTGGTGACGCTGCGTGCCGAAGCGCGAAGCCACGACGCCGAGATGCGGACACAGATCGTTGACGAGATTCGGCAAGCGTTCCAGACGGCCGCCAAAAGTGTCAGTACTGATTCAGGGATTTGTGGAAAAATTGAATTCACCACCCAAGTCGATTACGAAGCGTTTCGATTGGACGAGAATCATCCGTCGGTCCAAGCGGCCAATGACGCGATTTCCAAGGTGGGACGAACGCCCTACTGTGCCGTTGCCAACGGTGGACTCGATGCCAATTGGTTGTATCGTCATGGGGTCGAGGCGGTCACGATGGGTTGCGGCCAGCAAAACATTCATACAATTGATGAACGACTCGAAATTGCCGACTACCTCGATGCCTGTCGTATTGCGACATGGCTGATCACCGAAGGAGCCGAAAGTGCAGGATGA
- the rlmN gene encoding 23S rRNA (adenine(2503)-C(2))-methyltransferase RlmN — protein MPGAAAQNSGDDVDQRIHLLDLDVDQLRSWLVEQGQQGFRAKQIWNWIYQRRAATFAEMTDLPKKLREQLEQHFVIFRASEVDAVCSSDGTDKLLVRLFDGGEVECVLLRDGIRRSICVSSQVGCAMGCVFCASGLDGVDRNLTRGEILEQMLRLQSRLHPDERLSHIVMMGMGEPLANLDRVLPALDEARSPEGLGISPRRITISTVGLPPAIDRLSKHGVPYNLAVSLHAPNNELRTQLVPVNKRIGIKAVLDAADRYFEANGRRLTFEYVLLGGLNDSDDCAHQLLGILRRRNVMLNVIPYNPVAGLPYVTPSSKAIADFKDILVSGGVNVMFRQRKGSEIDAACGQLRRNRQSV, from the coding sequence ATTCCTGGAGCCGCAGCCCAAAACTCTGGCGACGATGTCGATCAGCGCATTCACCTGCTGGATCTCGACGTCGATCAGCTACGAAGCTGGCTCGTCGAGCAGGGCCAGCAGGGGTTTCGAGCCAAACAGATCTGGAATTGGATCTACCAGCGTCGTGCGGCCACGTTTGCCGAGATGACCGATCTGCCCAAAAAGCTTCGCGAGCAGCTTGAGCAGCATTTTGTGATCTTTCGCGCCAGCGAAGTTGATGCGGTGTGCTCGTCCGATGGCACCGACAAATTGCTGGTGCGTCTGTTCGACGGAGGCGAGGTGGAATGTGTGCTGCTTCGCGACGGCATTCGCCGAAGCATTTGCGTCAGCAGCCAAGTGGGCTGTGCGATGGGGTGCGTGTTTTGCGCCAGCGGACTTGACGGCGTGGACCGCAATCTGACACGCGGCGAAATCTTGGAACAGATGCTGCGTCTGCAATCGCGTTTGCACCCGGACGAACGGCTTAGCCACATCGTGATGATGGGAATGGGCGAACCGCTGGCCAACTTGGATCGCGTGTTGCCGGCGCTGGACGAGGCACGCAGTCCCGAGGGGCTAGGGATCAGTCCTCGGCGAATCACGATCAGCACGGTGGGGCTTCCGCCAGCGATCGATCGATTGTCCAAACATGGTGTCCCCTACAACTTAGCCGTCTCGCTGCATGCACCGAATAATGAACTGCGAACTCAGCTGGTTCCCGTGAACAAGCGAATCGGTATCAAAGCGGTGCTCGATGCGGCGGATCGCTATTTCGAAGCCAACGGACGTCGCTTGACGTTCGAGTATGTCCTGCTCGGTGGTCTGAACGATTCCGATGATTGTGCTCATCAGTTGTTGGGGATTCTTCGCCGACGCAACGTGATGCTGAACGTGATCCCGTACAACCCGGTGGCCGGATTGCCGTACGTGACGCCAAGCAGCAAAGCGATTGCCGACTTCAAAGACATATTGGTTTCGGGCGGTGTCAACGTGATGTTCCGGCAACGCAAAGGTAGCGAGATCGATGCCGCCTGTGGCCAATTGCGCCGCAACCGCCAATCGGTCTAA
- a CDS encoding 50S ribosomal protein L11 methyltransferase → MRILKTMRIWKALCLVWLAISFCGCSRGYRDDLDYSYGVVQTWPMESLLFGDLVQFESVPLDLDETESLRKLILDDSIAANRNVLEVGTGTGLIAILCLQNEASRVVAIDWNPAAVANARYNAAALDSEANLEVRSTGRKEAVLSAVQEKEKFDLVIVNFSDAIPPAVSGDGVTEARIEDPDDWRDALLDHLKPHLNVGGRALFVVHHKQAISRLIDAAQSKHYQAKVLDSRDWETLDREIRPSLIVEIRIAANPEIVSEGEFISPPLSQ, encoded by the coding sequence ATGCGGATCTTGAAAACGATGCGGATTTGGAAAGCACTGTGTCTGGTGTGGCTTGCAATTTCGTTTTGCGGGTGCTCGCGAGGTTATCGTGACGACTTGGATTATTCGTACGGGGTGGTGCAAACATGGCCAATGGAATCGCTGTTGTTTGGCGACTTGGTCCAATTTGAATCCGTTCCACTGGATCTGGACGAAACCGAATCGCTTCGCAAATTGATTCTCGACGACAGCATTGCGGCAAATCGCAACGTCTTAGAAGTGGGGACAGGCACGGGATTGATCGCCATTTTGTGTCTTCAAAACGAAGCGAGCCGAGTCGTTGCGATCGACTGGAATCCTGCTGCGGTTGCCAATGCTCGCTACAACGCTGCGGCTTTGGATAGCGAGGCAAATTTGGAAGTACGGTCCACCGGACGCAAGGAAGCAGTGTTGTCCGCGGTCCAAGAAAAAGAAAAATTTGATTTGGTGATCGTTAATTTTTCTGATGCGATCCCCCCGGCGGTGTCTGGCGACGGGGTGACCGAGGCCAGGATTGAAGATCCCGATGACTGGAGAGATGCGTTACTGGATCACTTGAAACCGCATTTGAACGTCGGCGGCCGAGCCTTGTTTGTGGTGCACCATAAACAAGCCATCTCGCGACTCATTGACGCAGCTCAAAGCAAACACTATCAGGCAAAGGTGCTCGATTCTCGCGACTGGGAAACGTTAGACCGTGAGATCCGTCCCAGTTTGATCGTCGAGATTCGGATTGCCGCCAATCCCGAAATTGTCTCCGAAGGAGAGTTTATTTCACCCCCCTTGTCGCAGTAA